One genomic segment of Deltaproteobacteria bacterium includes these proteins:
- a CDS encoding ferrous iron transport protein A, with translation MYYEALLDIVIGQGERSAGCARVTKALTQLKENETGTVVQINGGVNVINRLNSLGIMPGRKITKVSSMMIKGPVTVQVNRSHIAIGYGMAEKIVVQVE, from the coding sequence ATGTATTATGAAGCTCTCCTGGATATCGTCATTGGACAGGGAGAAAGATCTGCAGGATGTGCAAGAGTGACAAAAGCCCTTACTCAGTTAAAAGAAAATGAAACCGGAACCGTCGTTCAGATCAACGGCGGCGTGAACGTGATAAACAGATTGAACTCGCTGGGCATCATGCCGGGCCGCAAGATAACCAAGGTAAGTTCCATGATGATCAAGGGACCAGTGACGGTCCAGGTCAACAGAAGTCACATCGCCATCGGTTATGGAATGGCGGAGAAAATTGTCGTTCAGGTTGAATAA
- a CDS encoding cold-shock protein, translating to MAKGTVKWFNDKKGFGFIRQENGQDLFVHYSSITMDGYRTLNEGDIVNFEVVETDRGYQAKNVTKD from the coding sequence TTGGCTAAGGGGACAGTTAAGTGGTTTAACGACAAAAAGGGGTTTGGTTTCATTCGTCAGGAAAATGGTCAGGATCTTTTCGTACATTATTCTTCGATCACCATGGACGGTTACCGGACACTTAACGAGGGGGACATTGTAAATTTTGAGGTTGTAGAAACCGATAGAGGGTACCAGGCAAAAAACGTAACAAAAGATTAA
- a CDS encoding B12-binding domain-containing radical SAM protein, whose product MKYEGIIIRPPSEAGSLLLQVTVGCSHNKCTFCPTYKGEKFRIKSFDEIEEDILEASRYGAIRRVFLCDGDALIIPQKKLLPILESINRHIRGLERIGTYANTKAVLRKTTEELAELREQGLAIAYLGLETGNDELLEKIQKGVTAGQMIEAARRIKEAGITLSVTVLLGIGGTEKSEEHARDSAKVLTEMDPDFVGALTVMVVPGTPLHDEQVAGTFELPDQFGFLEELRTMIAESNFTNCFFTSNHASNYLPLRVRLPEEKERTVRLIDDVIRSRDRRILRPEYLRGL is encoded by the coding sequence ATGAAATACGAAGGCATCATCATCAGGCCCCCCAGCGAGGCGGGGAGCCTTCTACTGCAGGTAACGGTGGGCTGCTCGCACAATAAATGCACCTTCTGCCCCACTTACAAGGGGGAGAAGTTCAGGATCAAATCCTTTGACGAGATCGAAGAGGACATTCTCGAGGCGAGCCGTTACGGCGCCATCCGGCGGGTATTTCTCTGCGACGGTGACGCCCTGATAATTCCCCAGAAAAAACTGCTTCCCATCCTGGAATCGATCAACAGGCACATCAGGGGTCTGGAGCGCATCGGCACCTATGCCAACACCAAGGCGGTGCTCAGAAAAACAACGGAAGAACTGGCCGAACTGAGAGAACAGGGGCTTGCGATCGCCTATCTCGGTCTGGAGACCGGCAACGACGAACTGCTCGAAAAAATACAGAAAGGCGTCACAGCCGGACAGATGATAGAGGCGGCCCGGCGTATCAAGGAAGCGGGTATCACCCTTTCCGTCACGGTGCTCCTGGGCATCGGCGGGACTGAAAAGAGCGAGGAGCACGCCCGTGATTCCGCAAAGGTGTTAACGGAAATGGACCCCGACTTCGTGGGCGCGCTGACCGTCATGGTCGTTCCGGGAACACCGCTCCATGATGAACAGGTTGCCGGCACCTTTGAATTGCCCGACCAGTTCGGGTTTCTCGAAGAGCTGCGGACCATGATAGCGGAATCGAACTTTACCAACTGCTTCTTTACGTCGAACCACGCTTCGAACTACCTGCCGCTCCGCGTGCGGCTGCCGGAGGAAAAGGAACGAACCGTCCGCCTGATCGATGATGTGATACGGTCACGGGACAGAAGGATCCTGCGGCCGGAATACTTACGAGGATTGTAG
- a CDS encoding HlyC/CorC family transporter codes for MLLKKIRIWLSSLFLRVNRKKGLSFLEEEIQSIIDIGTDHGLIDKQSGEMIQSIFELRETVAREVMVPRTEIVAVSGDDSIDDILDLTSKSGHTRMPLYQDNIDNIVGILNVKDLLRFWSRPITESDIMSILRKAYFIPETKNIHQLLHELKEKKSHMAIVIDEYGGTSGLVTLEDLIEEIVGEIHDEHDVEEVAFVETASGDVIVDSRVEIEEFEKYFNITVPEGQFETLGGFIFHLIKKIPIIGEHISYRNLMMIVEAADERSIKKVRVRKIEDSPLAGGTEGEEPEPTKEQPA; via the coding sequence ATTTTACTCAAGAAGATCAGAATATGGCTCAGCTCGCTGTTCCTGCGGGTAAACAGGAAAAAGGGCCTGTCATTTCTGGAAGAAGAGATCCAGTCCATCATCGATATAGGGACCGATCACGGGCTGATAGACAAGCAGTCGGGAGAAATGATCCAGAGCATCTTCGAGCTTCGGGAAACCGTCGCCCGGGAGGTGATGGTTCCTCGAACGGAAATCGTTGCCGTCAGCGGCGACGACTCCATCGATGACATCCTCGATTTGACCTCCAAGTCCGGTCACACCCGGATGCCCCTGTACCAGGACAACATAGACAATATCGTCGGCATACTGAACGTGAAGGACCTGCTGCGGTTCTGGTCCCGGCCGATCACCGAGAGCGATATCATGTCGATACTCAGAAAGGCCTATTTCATCCCCGAGACGAAGAACATCCACCAGCTTCTGCATGAATTGAAGGAAAAGAAATCCCATATGGCGATCGTCATCGATGAATACGGCGGTACCTCGGGGCTGGTGACCCTGGAAGACCTGATCGAAGAGATCGTCGGCGAGATACATGACGAGCACGACGTGGAAGAAGTCGCCTTCGTGGAAACGGCCTCCGGTGATGTCATCGTCGACAGCCGGGTGGAAATAGAAGAATTCGAAAAGTATTTCAACATCACTGTCCCCGAGGGGCAGTTCGAGACCCTCGGCGGATTCATCTTTCATCTCATCAAAAAGATACCCATCATCGGTGAGCACATTTCATACAGGAACCTCATGATGATCGTCGAGGCCGCCGATGAGCGATCGATCAAGAAGGTCCGGGTGCGAAAGATCGAAGATTCCCCGCTCGCGGGTGGTACCGAAGGGGAAGAACCTGAACCAACGAAGGAACAACCGGCCTGA
- the lnt gene encoding apolipoprotein N-acyltransferase: MNKRSLILSLLSGVLLVLSFPKFGIGLVAWIALVPLFHAIRELDPGEAFLNGFLAGCVFNIGLFYWVVHVVVHYGDLPLYTAIPIMLLMAFYLALYVSVFAAGTAYFRGKGISEIVSAPLLWIALEYAKSYFVTGFPWENLAASQYAFVPFIQIADITGMYGISFFIVLVNAVLFAALIRQRARTLVPAVGITLLLGILIIGYGYSRMNAVDDRVHKAKLIPISLIQGNIDQSIKWNPQFQMRTLDIYRSLSFEAAKEEKGRLIVWPETAAPFFFQDNDHRHRAIRNIAVKTRSHLLFGAPSYGREEGAYFLRNSAYLIRPDGSMAGRYDKVHLVPFGEYVPLKKYLFFVDRLVEGVGNFMPGAGFEPLMIDGNKAGVLICYEGVFPEISREYRKRGASLLINVTNDAWYGRTSAPYQHMSMLAFRAVENRLFIARAANTGISAMIDPAGRIMTKSGLFERTYLNGNIAFLEGGTFYSRYGDVFTYCCLGFLLVICLTALRLKKE, from the coding sequence ATGAATAAGAGATCGCTTATCCTTTCACTGTTGTCGGGGGTTCTTCTCGTCCTCTCGTTCCCCAAGTTCGGTATCGGCCTTGTCGCCTGGATCGCGCTGGTCCCGTTGTTCCATGCGATCCGAGAGCTCGATCCCGGCGAAGCGTTCCTGAACGGTTTTCTTGCCGGCTGCGTTTTCAACATCGGCCTCTTCTACTGGGTCGTCCATGTCGTCGTACACTATGGAGACCTGCCGCTCTACACGGCGATCCCCATCATGCTGCTCATGGCATTCTATCTCGCGCTCTATGTGTCGGTATTCGCAGCCGGGACGGCATACTTTCGAGGGAAAGGGATCAGCGAGATCGTTTCGGCCCCGCTTTTGTGGATCGCCCTTGAATATGCAAAATCATATTTTGTGACCGGCTTTCCCTGGGAGAACCTCGCCGCTTCTCAATACGCTTTTGTGCCGTTCATACAGATCGCCGACATCACCGGCATGTACGGCATTTCCTTTTTCATCGTCCTGGTCAATGCCGTACTCTTCGCTGCCCTGATACGGCAGCGGGCACGAACGCTTGTCCCCGCCGTCGGCATAACCCTGCTCCTCGGCATTCTCATAATCGGATACGGGTACAGCAGGATGAACGCGGTGGATGACCGGGTACACAAGGCAAAGCTGATTCCCATATCGCTGATACAGGGGAATATCGACCAGTCGATAAAGTGGAACCCGCAATTTCAGATGAGAACGCTGGACATCTACCGGAGCCTGTCTTTCGAAGCGGCAAAAGAGGAAAAGGGCCGGCTTATCGTATGGCCCGAAACAGCGGCCCCCTTCTTTTTCCAGGATAACGACCACCGGCACCGGGCGATTCGGAACATAGCCGTTAAGACCCGGTCCCATCTTCTCTTCGGCGCACCCAGCTACGGAAGGGAAGAGGGGGCTTATTTCCTGCGGAACAGCGCGTATCTCATCAGGCCTGACGGGTCCATGGCCGGGCGCTATGACAAGGTGCATCTCGTTCCCTTCGGTGAATATGTGCCGCTGAAAAAATACCTTTTTTTCGTTGACAGGCTCGTTGAAGGGGTGGGGAATTTTATGCCGGGGGCGGGCTTTGAGCCTCTGATGATAGATGGGAACAAGGCCGGGGTCCTTATCTGTTACGAAGGGGTGTTCCCTGAGATCAGCCGGGAATATCGGAAGCGGGGGGCGTCACTTCTTATCAATGTGACCAATGACGCCTGGTACGGCAGGACATCCGCCCCGTACCAGCATATGAGCATGCTGGCCTTCAGGGCTGTCGAGAACCGGCTGTTCATCGCCCGGGCGGCGAATACGGGTATCAGCGCCATGATCGACCCGGCGGGACGCATCATGACAAAAAGCGGCCTTTTTGAGAGGACCTATCTGAACGGCAATATCGCCTTTCTCGAGGGGGGAACATTCTATTCACGGTATGGTGACGTCTTTACTTACTGTTGCCTGGGCTTTCTACTCGTGATATGTTTAACAGCGTTACGTTTGAAGAAGGAGTGA
- the prfB gene encoding peptide chain release factor 2 (programmed frameshift) produces MIEEITETIRDLEKRIQNLRSCLDVDAGEIRIAELQKLSTREDFWNDQETARTILQEKSRLEETAEECKSLESKLNDAAILFDMAREEEDEAVLEEIQGDLKTLEEAVRSSELKTMLGEEEDRLPAIMTIHAGAGGTEAQDWAEMLLRMYLRWAEQRRYKTDIIDYQPGDEAGVKSVTVTIEGDSAYGYAKAEVGIHRLVRISPFDTGKRRHTSFASVFVYPEIDDSIEVDIDETDLRIDTYRSSGAGGQHVNKTDSAVRITHLPTGIVVQCQNERSQHKNRAMAMKILRSRLYEMKLEEQRKKLAEVNKTKKQIAWGSQIRSYVLHPYKMVKDHRTNLEVGNVDRVLDGDIDDFIEAYLIS; encoded by the exons ATGATAGAGGAAATAACCGAAACAATACGGGACCTGGAAAAAAGAATACAGAACCTCAGGAGTTGTCTT GACGTCGATGCCGGCGAAATAAGAATAGCGGAGTTGCAGAAACTCTCGACACGGGAGGATTTCTGGAACGACCAGGAAACGGCGCGGACCATACTTCAGGAAAAAAGCAGGCTGGAAGAGACCGCTGAAGAATGCAAGAGCCTTGAATCTAAACTAAACGACGCCGCCATCCTCTTTGATATGGCCCGGGAAGAGGAAGATGAGGCGGTTCTGGAAGAGATACAGGGCGACCTGAAAACCCTTGAAGAGGCGGTCCGTAGCAGCGAGTTGAAGACCATGCTCGGCGAGGAAGAGGACCGCCTGCCCGCCATCATGACCATCCACGCCGGGGCGGGGGGGACCGAGGCCCAGGACTGGGCCGAGATGCTCCTGCGGATGTACCTGCGCTGGGCGGAACAACGACGGTACAAAACGGACATCATCGACTATCAGCCCGGTGACGAGGCCGGGGTCAAAAGCGTTACCGTGACCATCGAAGGCGATTCCGCCTACGGTTACGCGAAGGCTGAGGTTGGGATACACCGGCTGGTCCGCATATCGCCCTTTGACACGGGGAAGCGGCGCCATACGTCATTCGCATCTGTCTTCGTCTATCCCGAGATCGATGACAGTATCGAAGTGGATATAGATGAAACCGACCTGCGGATTGACACCTACCGTTCGAGCGGGGCAGGGGGACAGCACGTCAATAAGACGGACTCGGCGGTGAGGATAACGCACCTGCCGACGGGCATCGTCGTCCAGTGCCAGAACGAACGTTCTCAGCACAAGAACAGGGCCATGGCCATGAAAATCCTCCGTTCGCGCCTCTATGAGATGAAACTCGAAGAACAGCGAAAGAAACTGGCCGAGGTCAACAAAACGAAAAAGCAGATCGCCTGGGGCAGCCAGATCCGCTCCTACGTCCTCCATCCTTACAAAATGGTCAAGGACCACCGCACGAACCTCGAGGTCGGCAACGTCGACCGTGTACTCGACGGCGACATCGACGATTTTATCGAAGCGTATCTGATAAGCTAA
- a CDS encoding MarR family transcriptional regulator, with translation MAERVVIGIMPRADFKKYTLEIARGERKPKRGEPKIWFDSTESMAQILSTKNRELLRIIRNEKPESIIKLAASSGRQKSNLTRTLKTMQEYGIVSLERHGKTIKPKVLVDEFIASFGL, from the coding sequence ATGGCGGAAAGAGTTGTAATAGGAATTATGCCTCGGGCTGATTTTAAAAAGTATACGTTGGAAATTGCCAGAGGTGAGAGAAAACCCAAACGGGGAGAACCGAAAATATGGTTTGATTCAACCGAATCCATGGCACAGATACTCAGCACAAAAAATAGAGAGTTATTGCGTATCATCAGAAATGAAAAACCGGAATCGATTATAAAACTTGCTGCATCAAGCGGAAGGCAAAAAAGTAATCTCACCAGAACGCTCAAAACCATGCAAGAATATGGAATTGTCTCTCTTGAAAGGCACGGAAAAACAATAAAACCCAAAGTGCTCGTGGATGAATTTATCGCTTCTTTCGGTTTATAG